In Paenibacillus sp. FSL R7-0345, a single window of DNA contains:
- a CDS encoding efflux RND transporter periplasmic adaptor subunit, translated as MKKKKVIIASSILVVAIAGVLAYVLWPDSGKEASAAPLNTALVSKGNILNGVSGSGSVSPINTDSIRTKEAGEVDQVLVAKGDVVKKGDVLITFVASDLSDKIKDAEKSLASLKTELTDKQENYKTLAMNNATEEELASAKKAIEKAESDIVTQQESIADIEEDMLPPDPLTAPMDGTITAVNITDGEQAQNGSELFTMTDYENLSVTVQVDELDIPNIKLDQAATITLDALEDQEFAGKVIDIAKEGTSSNGVSLFDVTVGLNESEGVLVGMSAEVAITIEEKNDVLTVPIEAVTEVNGKYYVNVPSTDGDTSDTSDTGTDGEAPSRDAASGQAPGGEAPSGDAAGGASGWQGRGTEGRGGSFPSGAPSGGFPGGGQSGGRGGSSTASGQKRAQVTVGIHDESNIEIVSGLSEGDEVIIPTVISTGSSSSAAQTQMGGMGGMGGFSTGGFSGGSGGFSGGTGGPPSGGGGGMGGGRQ; from the coding sequence ATGAAGAAGAAAAAAGTGATTATCGCTTCAAGTATCTTAGTAGTGGCAATCGCAGGTGTTTTAGCCTATGTGCTGTGGCCAGATTCCGGCAAGGAGGCCAGTGCGGCCCCGTTGAATACCGCTCTTGTGTCAAAAGGTAATATTCTTAACGGAGTGTCAGGCTCCGGCTCGGTGTCACCGATCAATACGGACAGCATCCGGACAAAGGAAGCCGGGGAAGTCGACCAGGTTCTGGTGGCCAAGGGCGATGTCGTTAAAAAAGGCGATGTGCTGATTACCTTTGTAGCCAGCGATCTGAGCGACAAAATCAAGGATGCCGAGAAGTCCTTGGCCAGCCTGAAGACAGAGCTTACGGACAAGCAGGAAAATTATAAGACGCTGGCGATGAATAATGCTACCGAGGAAGAGCTGGCTTCAGCCAAAAAGGCGATCGAAAAAGCGGAAAGCGATATTGTCACCCAGCAGGAATCCATCGCCGACATTGAAGAGGATATGCTTCCTCCCGATCCGCTGACCGCCCCGATGGACGGTACGATTACAGCAGTTAATATCACGGACGGCGAGCAGGCCCAGAACGGCTCGGAGCTGTTCACAATGACCGACTACGAAAACCTGAGCGTTACTGTTCAGGTGGATGAACTGGACATTCCGAATATCAAGCTTGACCAGGCTGCAACCATCACACTGGATGCCCTGGAAGATCAGGAATTTGCAGGTAAGGTTATTGATATCGCCAAAGAAGGAACCTCCTCCAATGGTGTCTCCCTCTTCGATGTGACTGTAGGCCTGAATGAGTCTGAAGGTGTGCTCGTCGGCATGTCGGCAGAGGTAGCCATCACGATTGAAGAAAAGAACGATGTACTGACAGTACCGATTGAAGCCGTAACAGAGGTAAATGGAAAATACTACGTCAACGTTCCATCAACGGACGGAGACACCAGTGACACCAGTGATACCGGTACTGACGGGGAAGCTCCTTCCCGCGATGCTGCCAGCGGGCAGGCTCCAGGCGGCGAAGCTCCTTCCGGTGATGCAGCCGGCGGCGCGTCCGGCTGGCAGGGCCGCGGCACTGAAGGCCGCGGAGGCTCGTTCCCGAGCGGCGCTCCGAGCGGAGGCTTCCCGGGTGGCGGCCAGTCTGGCGGCAGAGGCGGCTCCAGCACGGCATCCGGCCAGAAGCGAGCCCAGGTTACCGTCGGCATTCACGACGAGAGCAACATTGAAATTGTCAGCGGACTTTCCGAAGGCGATGAAGTGATTATCCCGACCGTTATCAGCACTGGCAGCTCCTCCAGTGCCGCGCAGACCCAGATGGGCGGCATGGGAGGAATGGGCGGCTTTAGTACAGGCGGCTTTAGCGGAGGAAGCGGAGGCTTCAGCGGCGGTACCGGCGGTCCTCCTTCCGGCGGCGGGGGCGGCATGGGCGGTGGTCGCCAATGA
- the pheS gene encoding phenylalanine--tRNA ligase subunit alpha → MKEKLEALKVEALAKLQEVTDPQALNDLRVKYLGKKGELTEVLRGMGGLSAEERPVIGQVANLVRSAIEEIITAKQEAFQQQETLNRLQAEKIDVTLPGRGLPQGGIHPLNRVVQEIEDIFIGMGYKVAEGPEVETDYYNFEALNLPKNHPARDMQDSFYLTEDLLMRTQTSPVQVRTMQAMKGETPVKIICPGKVYRRDDDDATHSFQFHQIEGLVIGSKIRMSDLKGTLNQFVKEMFGPATGIRLRPSFFPFTEPSVEVDVSCFKCGGKGCRLCKQSGWLEILGAGMVHPNVLRMGGYDPEKYSGFAFGMGVERIAMLKYGIDDIRYFYTNDMGFVKQFKGI, encoded by the coding sequence ATGAAAGAAAAGCTGGAAGCATTGAAGGTCGAGGCCTTGGCTAAGCTGCAGGAGGTTACAGATCCGCAGGCGCTGAATGATCTGCGTGTCAAATATCTGGGCAAAAAAGGCGAGCTGACAGAGGTTCTGCGTGGAATGGGAGGACTGAGCGCCGAAGAGCGGCCGGTGATCGGCCAGGTGGCGAACCTGGTGCGCAGCGCCATTGAAGAGATTATTACAGCCAAGCAGGAGGCGTTCCAGCAGCAGGAGACCTTGAACCGTCTACAGGCCGAGAAAATCGACGTAACGCTGCCGGGCCGTGGCTTGCCGCAGGGAGGTATTCACCCGCTGAACCGGGTCGTTCAGGAGATTGAGGATATTTTCATCGGTATGGGCTACAAGGTAGCTGAAGGTCCTGAGGTGGAGACGGACTATTACAACTTCGAAGCGCTCAATCTGCCGAAGAACCACCCGGCGCGCGATATGCAGGATTCCTTCTATTTAACAGAGGATCTGCTCATGCGCACCCAGACCTCACCGGTACAGGTCCGCACCATGCAGGCCATGAAGGGTGAAACTCCGGTCAAAATCATCTGTCCCGGCAAGGTATACCGCCGCGATGATGACGATGCGACCCACTCCTTCCAGTTCCATCAGATCGAGGGTCTTGTGATCGGCAGCAAAATCCGCATGAGTGACCTTAAAGGAACGCTGAACCAGTTCGTGAAGGAAATGTTCGGACCGGCAACAGGCATCCGCCTGCGTCCAAGCTTCTTCCCGTTCACCGAGCCTAGTGTTGAGGTTGATGTCAGCTGCTTCAAATGCGGCGGCAAGGGCTGCCGCCTGTGCAAGCAGAGCGGCTGGCTGGAAATCCTCGGCGCAGGTATGGTACATCCGAACGTGCTTAGAATGGGCGGTTACGACCCTGAGAAGTACAGCGGCTTCGCTTTTGGTATGGGCGTGGAGCGGATCGCGATGCTGAAATACGGAATCGACGACATCCGCTATTTCTACACTAATGATATGGGCTTTGTGAAGCAGTTCAAGGGAATTTAG
- the pulA gene encoding type I pullulanase, which yields MNSNYMNTETELETYAGTDLGLTYTADYSQFKVWAPTAFTVSLVLYETAGTGASSQLMFGRDSGSIVPMQRGDGGIWQVKVSGDLKGKYYMYRTIFENGTINEAADPYATAVSANGLRSAIVELRDTDPEGWEGDKSPQLPHPADAVIYELHVRDFSAHNSSEIVHKGKFKAFTETGLRDAAGNPLGIDHLAELGITHVHLLPVFDYQTVDELNGAGEGPLPDYYTEYNWGYDPQHYNVPEGSYSTDPADPGTRIREFKEMVQALHSKGIAVIMDVVYNHTYAFEKGPFEPLVPDYFYRRDYLGRLSNGSGVGNELATERPMVRKFIKDSLAYWASEYHIDGFRFDLMGLMDSVTIREITEELRLAVNPNLLIYGEPWTGGDSPLAMKTLKGVQRGKGYAVFNDNFRSAIKGDSDGWGRGFVTGEYGKEGAVASGIKGAIHDFTDSPVETVNYVTAHDNLNLWDKILTSQGLRQAAGLPELENGSLKYGGDLEAAVREADPYFAVDPHNVLGNETVRRSLLANGLILTSQGIPFIQAGDEMLRSKYGDHNSYRSPDVINAIRWDRKQAFMPVFQYYKGLIELRRKHPAFRLHGRQEIERSLEFLRCDGGVVSYMLKDNAGGDVWNNIVVIFNANTHSITQSLPYTGGCWNIVADHSYAGTEAFRIAGDQEVQVEGLSMMVLYDSYGEPAPRSKIIEVHYDRPDGDYRGWNLWVWGTGIQDGQCDFRQMENGRAVARIEAELGTQSVGYILRLNDWEEKAADGDRFIDCSGSEKLIKVLVRERKQSGRGNADDPLQLTS from the coding sequence ATGAACAGTAATTATATGAATACAGAGACAGAGCTCGAAACTTATGCAGGCACTGATCTTGGCCTTACCTATACCGCAGACTACAGCCAGTTCAAGGTGTGGGCGCCGACGGCTTTTACCGTATCGCTTGTACTCTATGAGACCGCAGGAACCGGTGCCAGCTCCCAGCTGATGTTCGGCAGGGACAGCGGTAGCATTGTTCCGATGCAGCGCGGCGATGGCGGGATCTGGCAGGTAAAGGTATCCGGAGATTTGAAGGGCAAGTATTATATGTACCGCACGATTTTTGAGAATGGAACGATAAATGAAGCCGCCGACCCTTATGCAACCGCTGTTTCGGCCAACGGGCTGCGTTCAGCCATAGTGGAGCTGCGGGATACAGATCCAGAGGGCTGGGAAGGGGATAAGTCACCGCAGCTCCCGCATCCGGCCGACGCTGTGATCTATGAGCTGCATGTGCGTGATTTCTCTGCTCATAATAGCTCGGAGATCGTGCATAAGGGCAAGTTTAAGGCTTTTACCGAAACCGGTCTGCGTGATGCTGCCGGAAATCCGCTGGGCATTGATCATCTGGCTGAGCTCGGCATCACCCATGTCCATCTGCTGCCAGTGTTCGATTATCAGACGGTTGATGAGCTGAACGGTGCAGGGGAGGGGCCTCTTCCGGACTATTATACGGAATACAACTGGGGCTATGACCCGCAGCACTATAATGTTCCGGAAGGCTCATACAGCACGGATCCGGCTGATCCGGGTACACGTATCCGCGAATTCAAGGAAATGGTGCAGGCGCTGCACAGCAAAGGGATTGCGGTGATTATGGATGTCGTCTATAACCATACGTATGCGTTTGAAAAGGGGCCTTTTGAACCGCTGGTACCGGATTATTTCTACCGCCGGGACTATCTGGGACGGTTATCGAACGGCTCGGGTGTCGGCAATGAGCTTGCTACAGAACGGCCGATGGTCCGCAAATTTATCAAGGATTCCCTGGCTTACTGGGCTTCCGAGTATCATATTGACGGTTTCCGTTTTGATTTGATGGGCCTTATGGATAGCGTGACGATCCGTGAGATCACAGAGGAGCTGCGGCTTGCCGTGAACCCGAATCTGCTGATTTACGGGGAGCCCTGGACGGGCGGAGATTCTCCGCTGGCAATGAAAACCCTCAAAGGCGTGCAGCGCGGCAAAGGGTATGCGGTCTTTAATGACAACTTCCGCTCAGCGATCAAAGGGGACAGTGACGGCTGGGGCAGAGGGTTTGTGACCGGCGAGTATGGGAAGGAAGGCGCGGTGGCATCCGGAATCAAAGGCGCCATCCATGATTTTACCGATTCGCCGGTTGAAACGGTTAACTATGTGACGGCTCACGATAATCTTAACCTGTGGGACAAAATACTGACTTCACAGGGTCTGCGGCAGGCAGCCGGACTGCCTGAGCTGGAGAATGGAAGTTTGAAGTACGGCGGAGATCTGGAGGCGGCTGTCAGGGAGGCAGATCCTTATTTTGCGGTCGATCCGCATAATGTACTCGGCAACGAGACCGTACGCCGCTCGCTGCTGGCTAACGGCCTGATCCTGACTTCGCAAGGCATACCGTTTATTCAGGCCGGTGATGAAATGCTGCGCAGCAAATACGGCGATCATAACAGCTACCGCAGCCCGGATGTTATTAATGCAATCCGCTGGGACCGGAAGCAGGCATTTATGCCGGTCTTCCAGTATTACAAAGGCCTGATTGAGCTGCGCCGCAAGCATCCTGCTTTCCGGCTGCATGGCCGCCAGGAAATTGAACGTTCCCTTGAATTCCTCCGCTGTGACGGCGGTGTAGTCTCCTATATGCTGAAGGATAATGCCGGCGGAGATGTCTGGAACAATATTGTTGTTATTTTCAATGCCAACACGCATAGCATTACACAGAGCCTGCCTTATACCGGCGGCTGCTGGAACATTGTAGCGGATCACAGCTACGCAGGTACGGAAGCCTTCCGGATCGCGGGGGATCAGGAGGTTCAGGTTGAAGGCCTGTCGATGATGGTGCTGTATGACAGCTATGGTGAACCCGCGCCGAGATCCAAGATTATTGAAGTTCATTATGACCGCCCGGACGGCGATTACCGCGGCTGGAATTTGTGGGTCTGGGGTACAGGTATCCAGGACGGCCAATGTGATTTCCGGCAGATGGAGAACGGCCGGGCTGTGGCGAGAATTGAAGCTGAACTGGGCACACAGTCTGTCGGCTATATTCTGCGGCTGAATGACTGGGAAGAAAAGGCGGCGGACGGCGACCGGTTCATTGACTGCTCCGGCAGCGAAAAGCTGATCAAGGTGCTGGTCCGCGAACGTAAGCAGTCCGGCCGCGGCAATGCGGATGATCCGCTGCAGCTGACCAGCTGA
- a CDS encoding sensor domain-containing diguanylate cyclase — MAGLSKKNNNTRRLIIVFAAISVLLVVISTASLLYLNATMNRLSDSLYSDVYQNSELILNADRDLYQGAVSLHAALSPNITSEQRSLFAQNFEDNNTQIRQRLTMASYNINNLDSPYSGMKQSELLLNDLRNKLESFDSSFETWKETGRDLISRRVQTGWNQDSYSAALLNNQLMETRSSLDEAENLIDNYAQQITLEFREKKSALFAVYSLFLSLLILVIIYLCRRLISLQNQMLEEKSLYQLIGETMSDFIILTDPNGLILYASPSHAGVLGYIPEKGSPLTNYIREAEVSWAKLKSAIQGSSRISELRMRASEGHWVWLETKVSPVSGSKVFPAQFMLISREITQRKQYEERLHKLAFYDHLTAIPNRAHFKMYMENLITQPEERRQEIALALLDCDRFKQLNDTLGHLAGDEFLQLLSRELQQTVKGTGQAFRIGGDEFAVVLHRFNSPEMLDEMLQRLLQLFNKTWSVNNGSSFHTSASIGVALYPQHGTGINELLRAADLAMYRSKNHGGNKASLYNEVVDEEFSDQIK, encoded by the coding sequence GTGGCAGGCTTATCCAAGAAAAACAACAACACACGCAGATTGATTATCGTATTTGCCGCTATCTCAGTGCTACTGGTCGTTATCAGCACCGCTTCGCTGCTGTATTTAAATGCTACTATGAATAGGCTTTCAGACTCATTGTACAGTGACGTGTACCAGAACTCTGAGCTGATTCTGAACGCTGACCGGGATCTATACCAGGGGGCCGTCTCGCTGCACGCGGCACTTAGTCCGAATATCACAAGTGAGCAGCGCAGCCTGTTCGCCCAAAATTTCGAGGACAATAATACCCAAATCAGGCAGCGTCTCACCATGGCAAGCTATAATATTAACAACCTGGACAGTCCATACAGCGGAATGAAGCAGAGCGAACTGCTGCTAAATGATCTCAGAAATAAGCTGGAAAGCTTTGATAGCTCCTTTGAAACCTGGAAGGAAACAGGCCGTGACCTCATTTCCCGGCGGGTGCAAACCGGTTGGAATCAAGACAGCTACTCAGCTGCTCTTTTAAATAACCAGCTGATGGAGACGCGCAGCAGCCTGGACGAGGCAGAGAATCTGATCGACAATTACGCCCAGCAGATTACCCTGGAATTCCGTGAGAAAAAGAGTGCCCTTTTTGCCGTCTACTCTCTGTTCCTGTCCCTCCTGATTCTGGTCATCATCTATCTGTGCCGCAGGCTGATCTCACTGCAGAACCAGATGCTGGAGGAGAAATCACTGTACCAGCTGATCGGTGAAACCATGTCTGACTTTATTATTCTTACCGATCCGAACGGCCTGATCCTGTATGCTTCGCCTTCACATGCCGGCGTGCTTGGTTATATTCCGGAGAAAGGTTCCCCGCTCACCAATTATATCCGTGAGGCAGAGGTCTCCTGGGCCAAGCTGAAGAGCGCCATTCAGGGCTCCTCCCGTATTTCTGAGCTGCGCATGCGTGCCTCGGAAGGACACTGGGTATGGCTGGAGACCAAAGTATCGCCGGTTAGCGGCAGTAAGGTGTTCCCGGCCCAGTTCATGCTGATTTCCCGCGAAATCACGCAGCGCAAGCAATATGAAGAGCGGCTGCACAAGCTGGCCTTCTATGATCATCTGACGGCGATTCCGAACCGGGCGCATTTCAAAATGTACATGGAAAACCTGATCACCCAGCCGGAAGAGCGCAGGCAGGAAATTGCGCTGGCGCTGCTCGACTGCGACCGGTTTAAACAGCTGAACGACACGCTCGGCCATCTGGCCGGCGATGAATTCCTGCAGCTGCTGTCCCGTGAACTGCAGCAGACAGTCAAAGGGACCGGGCAAGCCTTCCGCATCGGCGGCGATGAATTTGCCGTTGTTCTCCACCGGTTCAACAGCCCGGAAATGCTGGATGAAATGCTGCAGCGGCTGCTGCAATTGTTTAATAAGACCTGGTCTGTGAACAACGGCTCCAGCTTCCACACTTCCGCCAGCATCGGAGTAGCCCTGTATCCGCAGCACGGTACCGGTATTAATGAGCTGCTTCGTGCAGCCGATCTGGCGATGTACCGCTCCAAGAATCATGGCGGCAATAAAGCCAGCCTGTATAATGAGGTTGTGGACGAGGAATTTTCCGATCAGATCAAATAA
- the pheT gene encoding phenylalanine--tRNA ligase subunit beta, whose translation MKVSTGWLTDYISLEGVTAEELADKITTAGIEIDGVERRNKGLSGIVTGYVKSKEKHPDADKLNVCIVDAGQGEDLQIVCGAKNVAAGQKVPVALVGAKLPGLDIKKAKLRGVLSQGMICSAKELGLNDKLLPKEQQEGILVLPENTEVGQDILKVLGLNDEILEFDLTPNRSDCLSMIGAAYEVSAILGRDLKLPDPAAELVEAGGKASDSISVQIENEEFCSHYAVRYISGVKPAPSPLWIQNRLMAAGVRPINNIVDITNYVMLEYGQPLHAFDGDKVEGGVLGVRFAREGEVLTTLDGQERKLEPQMLVIADGAKSVALAGVMGGLDTEVTDTTVNIVLESARFEGGTVRKTSRQLGLRSEASLRFEKQVDPKAVIPALNRAAALIARYAGGAVHEGIVQAGSDSAEEKILMLSLEKLNDYLGTELSLLEVKTLFGRLSFKCGDAAQGLIEVQVPTRRGDISYDVDLIEEVARLYGYDNIPTTLIEGVTTPGALTHKQSVRRELRRMLALGGYQEVMGYSFIQPEQSKLFPAFSEGSLSVKLAMPMSEERSVLRTSLLPQLLDIALYNTNRRQSDLALFEIGNVFFTDEEQLTRQPRELPVLGLLLSGTRAAKQWNIPAEPVDFFDLKGALESVIAYLGLTGRIVYEGDAPQDYHPGRSASIYLLEGTGRTLIGTMGQLHPELQRRLDLEDTYVAELLLQPLYDNARTNLQYSELQRFPGMERDIAVVVDEAVPAGYLLAAIRENGGTLLQNVQVFDVYTGGKMEAGKKSVAISLLYRHTEHTLTDEEVTEVHDKVVSALQQTFGAELRK comes from the coding sequence ATGAAAGTATCAACCGGATGGCTGACCGATTATATATCGTTAGAGGGAGTAACCGCTGAAGAGCTGGCGGACAAAATCACGACCGCAGGCATTGAGATTGACGGCGTGGAGCGCCGCAACAAAGGACTGTCCGGCATTGTAACCGGATATGTCAAATCCAAAGAAAAGCACCCGGATGCCGACAAGCTGAACGTATGTATCGTTGATGCCGGCCAAGGCGAGGATCTGCAGATCGTCTGCGGAGCGAAAAATGTGGCCGCCGGCCAGAAGGTTCCGGTTGCCCTCGTTGGCGCCAAGCTGCCTGGCCTGGACATTAAAAAAGCGAAGCTGCGCGGCGTCCTGTCCCAGGGCATGATCTGCTCGGCTAAAGAGCTGGGCCTGAACGACAAGCTGCTGCCGAAAGAGCAGCAGGAAGGCATCCTTGTGCTGCCGGAGAACACGGAAGTAGGCCAGGATATCCTCAAAGTACTCGGACTGAACGACGAGATTCTCGAATTCGACCTCACACCGAACCGTTCCGACTGTCTCAGCATGATTGGTGCAGCGTATGAAGTAAGCGCCATTCTCGGACGCGACCTGAAGCTGCCTGATCCTGCTGCTGAACTGGTCGAAGCCGGGGGAAAAGCCTCCGACTCCATTTCTGTTCAAATCGAAAACGAGGAATTCTGCAGCCATTATGCGGTACGTTATATCTCCGGAGTGAAGCCTGCTCCATCGCCGCTGTGGATTCAGAACCGCCTGATGGCTGCTGGAGTGCGCCCGATCAACAACATCGTTGACATTACAAATTACGTAATGCTGGAATACGGCCAGCCGCTGCACGCCTTTGACGGAGATAAAGTGGAAGGCGGTGTGCTTGGAGTACGCTTCGCCCGTGAAGGCGAAGTACTGACAACACTTGACGGACAGGAGCGTAAGCTGGAGCCGCAAATGCTGGTTATCGCTGATGGCGCCAAATCGGTAGCGTTGGCAGGTGTAATGGGCGGACTGGACACTGAAGTTACGGACACGACCGTAAACATCGTACTGGAGTCGGCCAGATTCGAGGGCGGCACCGTACGCAAAACCTCACGCCAGCTCGGTCTGCGCTCGGAAGCCTCCCTGCGCTTCGAGAAGCAGGTTGATCCGAAGGCTGTCATTCCGGCATTAAACCGTGCCGCAGCCCTGATCGCCCGTTATGCAGGCGGCGCAGTGCATGAGGGCATTGTGCAGGCAGGCAGTGATTCCGCTGAAGAGAAGATTCTGATGCTTTCACTTGAGAAGCTGAATGACTATCTGGGCACTGAGCTTTCGCTGCTGGAAGTGAAGACACTGTTCGGACGCCTGAGCTTCAAGTGCGGCGATGCTGCGCAAGGGCTGATTGAAGTGCAGGTCCCTACCCGGCGCGGAGATATCAGCTACGATGTGGATCTGATTGAAGAAGTGGCCCGGTTATACGGCTACGATAACATCCCGACGACCTTGATCGAAGGCGTTACAACGCCGGGTGCGCTGACACACAAGCAATCCGTACGCCGTGAACTGCGCCGCATGCTTGCCCTTGGCGGCTATCAGGAAGTAATGGGTTATTCCTTCATCCAGCCGGAGCAGAGCAAGCTGTTCCCTGCATTCTCTGAAGGCAGCCTGTCCGTGAAGCTGGCAATGCCGATGAGCGAGGAGCGCAGTGTGCTGCGCACCAGCCTGCTGCCGCAGCTGCTGGATATTGCCCTCTATAATACAAACCGCCGGCAGAGTGATCTGGCACTGTTCGAAATCGGGAATGTATTCTTCACCGACGAGGAGCAGCTTACCCGCCAGCCGCGTGAGCTGCCGGTGCTGGGGCTGCTGCTGAGCGGAACCCGTGCAGCCAAACAGTGGAATATCCCTGCTGAACCTGTTGATTTCTTCGATCTTAAGGGAGCACTGGAAAGCGTAATTGCTTACCTTGGACTCACCGGACGTATTGTGTATGAAGGCGATGCACCGCAGGATTATCATCCGGGCCGTTCCGCTTCCATTTATCTGCTTGAAGGAACAGGCCGCACCCTGATCGGCACAATGGGCCAGCTTCATCCGGAGCTTCAGCGGAGGCTTGATCTTGAGGATACCTATGTGGCTGAACTGCTGCTGCAGCCGCTGTATGACAATGCACGGACTAATCTGCAGTACAGTGAACTGCAGCGCTTCCCGGGGATGGAGCGGGATATCGCAGTTGTCGTTGATGAGGCTGTTCCGGCAGGCTATCTGCTGGCAGCGATCCGCGAAAACGGAGGCACCCTGCTGCAGAATGTTCAGGTATTCGACGTCTATACCGGCGGCAAAATGGAGGCCGGCAAGAAGAGCGTGGCTATCTCGCTGCTCTACCGTCATACCGAGCATACACTGACGGATGAGGAAGTAACGGAAGTGCACGATAAGGTTGTTTCCGCGCTTCAGCAAACTTTTGGTGCAGAATTAAGAAAGTAG
- a CDS encoding ABC transporter ATP-binding protein has protein sequence MSSQQPLIKVENMVHRYVMAGDTMTILKGLSFTIEHGEFVAIIGPSGSGKSTLMNMLGCLDVANEGDYFLDGQEIRKLSDNKLAQIRNEKIGFIFQNFNLLPKLSAVENVELPLIYRGVSHRERREVARNALIRVGLEERIDHRPSELSGGQQQRVAIARALAGTPPILLADEPTGALDSRTGREVLQMIKELNEQGHTIVLITHDLEIAEQAKRVIRIQDGNLVEDRRIAR, from the coding sequence ATGAGCAGCCAGCAGCCGCTGATCAAAGTTGAGAATATGGTTCACAGGTATGTAATGGCCGGGGATACAATGACTATCCTGAAAGGCCTCAGCTTTACAATAGAGCATGGGGAGTTCGTGGCGATTATCGGCCCCTCGGGCTCCGGTAAATCTACACTAATGAACATGCTGGGATGCCTTGATGTAGCGAATGAAGGCGATTATTTCCTGGACGGCCAGGAAATCCGCAAGCTGTCCGACAATAAGCTGGCGCAAATCCGCAATGAGAAAATCGGCTTTATCTTTCAAAATTTCAATCTGCTGCCCAAGCTGTCAGCGGTAGAAAATGTGGAACTCCCCCTGATCTACCGGGGGGTTTCCCACAGGGAACGCAGAGAGGTTGCCCGCAATGCGCTGATCCGGGTCGGTCTTGAAGAAAGAATCGACCACCGGCCCTCAGAGCTGTCCGGAGGGCAGCAGCAGCGCGTAGCCATTGCCCGTGCGCTGGCCGGTACACCGCCGATTCTGCTCGCCGATGAACCTACCGGCGCCCTTGATTCCAGAACAGGAAGAGAGGTTCTGCAGATGATCAAGGAACTGAATGAACAGGGACACACCATTGTTCTGATTACGCATGACCTCGAAATCGCCGAACAGGCTAAACGGGTCATCCGCATACAGGACGGAAATCTTGTCGAGGATCGGAGGATTGCCAGATAA
- a CDS encoding ABC transporter permease: protein MMLYQSMKMALKSILSSKIRAFLTMLGIIIGVSSVIALVSVGQGTTSQITESLSSLGTNQLTVSITGRGATTSLTYEEALALGEIEGVENVSPVISGNVTAKHGTENVTVSVEGITPAYEDVQDFHVQSGRFLLSIDTEYRQKVALIGTDTAEDLFGTDSPVGEKVQLNGTSFKIVGLLESKGTTSGGSSDEKILIPIGTAERFLQSKGVRSITITTTSNENVEDVKTKLESALDAKFSGAENSYSVFDSQEMLETVNETSNTLSLALGGIAGISLFVGGIGIMNIMIVSVNERTREIGIRKAIGAKKMNIMMQFMIESVVLSGVGGLIGVGLGLGASWAVGNYTSMNVATSWNMVIISFTFSLIIGVVFGMIPANKAARMRPIYALRND from the coding sequence ATGATGCTTTATCAAAGTATGAAAATGGCCTTAAAGAGCATACTCAGCAGTAAAATCCGGGCATTCCTGACCATGCTCGGGATCATTATCGGTGTTTCTTCTGTAATCGCGCTTGTCTCTGTAGGCCAGGGGACGACTTCACAAATCACGGAATCCTTAAGCTCACTGGGCACCAACCAGTTAACGGTTAGCATTACCGGACGCGGGGCGACAACCTCCCTGACCTATGAGGAAGCGCTGGCACTGGGAGAAATTGAAGGCGTAGAAAATGTTTCTCCGGTAATCAGCGGCAATGTCACCGCCAAGCACGGGACGGAGAATGTTACAGTATCCGTTGAAGGAATTACTCCTGCTTATGAGGACGTTCAGGATTTCCATGTGCAGTCGGGACGTTTTCTGCTGAGCATTGATACGGAATACCGTCAGAAGGTTGCGCTGATCGGTACAGACACTGCAGAGGACCTCTTTGGTACAGACAGCCCTGTCGGAGAAAAGGTGCAGCTTAACGGCACCAGCTTCAAAATTGTCGGACTGCTGGAAAGCAAAGGTACCACCAGCGGCGGCTCCAGTGATGAGAAAATCCTGATTCCGATTGGAACTGCAGAACGTTTCCTGCAGAGTAAGGGCGTCCGCTCCATTACCATTACTACGACCTCCAATGAAAACGTCGAGGATGTCAAAACAAAACTGGAGTCTGCCCTGGATGCCAAGTTCAGCGGTGCGGAAAATTCTTATTCCGTCTTTGACTCACAGGAGATGCTTGAGACTGTAAATGAAACCAGTAATACGCTCTCACTGGCGCTAGGCGGAATAGCCGGCATTTCTTTGTTCGTCGGCGGCATAGGCATCATGAATATCATGATTGTCTCCGTGAATGAGCGCACAAGAGAAATCGGCATCCGCAAAGCCATAGGAGCCAAGAAAATGAACATTATGATGCAGTTCATGATCGAGTCTGTGGTGCTTAGCGGTGTCGGCGGTCTGATTGGCGTCGGCTTGGGCCTCGGCGCCAGTTGGGCCGTCGGTAATTATACATCAATGAATGTCGCGACATCCTGGAACATGGTCATCATCTCCTTTACGTTCTCTTTGATCATCGGAGTAGTGTTCGGGATGATTCCGGCGAACAAAGCGGCAAGAATGCGCCCGATTTATGCACTCCGCAACGATTAA